One region of Cyanobium sp. M30B3 genomic DNA includes:
- a CDS encoding thiamine phosphate synthase — MVSAATEPSSAPEPSSIPVSGPGPAPDTPASVLRLLDANLDRAREGLRVLEDWARFGLDRADLVARTKDMRQRLGRRHHGRYKQARHAASDPATGMAHPAQAERQQPAAVVAANAARVQEALRVLEEFGRQADPELAAEAATIRYALYDLELELLQADGLRAERRARLGQCHLYLVIGPLPDLEARVAAALAGGVRLVQYRAKEGSLNGHGQPLSDLERLEQAQALRQLCARHGALFVVNDRIDLALAVDADGVHLGQGDLPPAVARRLLGPERLLGRSTHAIGQLRQAVQDGCDYVGVGPVNATPTKPGRQPVGLDYVRQACAESPIPCFAIGGITAEEIPAVRQAGASRVAVVRAIGAAPDPAAASRQLLGALGSQH, encoded by the coding sequence ATGGTTTCTGCCGCTACCGAGCCCAGCTCCGCCCCCGAGCCCAGCTCCATCCCGGTGTCCGGCCCTGGCCCTGCTCCCGACACCCCCGCCAGCGTGCTGCGCCTGCTCGATGCCAACCTCGACCGCGCCCGCGAGGGCCTGAGGGTGCTGGAGGACTGGGCCCGCTTCGGTCTCGACCGGGCCGATCTGGTGGCCCGCACCAAGGACATGCGCCAGCGGCTCGGCCGCCGCCACCACGGCCGCTACAAACAGGCGCGCCATGCCGCCAGCGACCCGGCCACCGGCATGGCCCATCCCGCCCAGGCCGAGCGCCAGCAGCCGGCCGCCGTGGTGGCCGCCAATGCCGCCCGGGTGCAGGAGGCCCTGCGGGTGCTGGAGGAATTCGGCCGCCAGGCCGACCCCGAGCTGGCGGCGGAGGCGGCGACGATCCGCTACGCCCTCTACGACCTCGAACTGGAGCTGCTCCAGGCCGATGGGCTGCGCGCCGAGCGGCGGGCGCGCCTCGGCCAGTGCCACCTGTATCTGGTGATCGGGCCGCTGCCGGATCTGGAGGCCCGGGTGGCGGCGGCCCTGGCCGGCGGCGTGCGGCTGGTCCAGTACCGGGCCAAGGAGGGCAGCCTCAATGGCCACGGCCAGCCCCTCAGCGATCTGGAGCGGCTGGAGCAGGCCCAGGCCCTGCGCCAGCTCTGTGCCCGCCATGGGGCCCTGTTCGTGGTCAACGACCGCATCGATCTGGCCCTGGCGGTGGACGCCGATGGGGTGCACCTGGGCCAGGGGGATCTGCCGCCGGCCGTGGCCCGGCGGCTGCTGGGGCCGGAGCGGCTGCTGGGCCGCAGCACCCATGCCATCGGCCAGCTGCGCCAGGCGGTGCAGGACGGCTGCGACTACGTGGGCGTGGGACCGGTGAACGCCACCCCCACCAAGCCGGGGCGGCAGCCGGTGGGCCTCGACTATGTGCGCCAGGCCTGCGCCGAGAGCCCGATTCCCTGCTTCGCCATCGGCGGCATCACCGCCGAGGAGATTCCGGCCGTGCGCCAGGCCGGCGCCAGCCGGGTGGCGGTGGTGCGCGCCATCGGCGCCGCCCCCGACCCCGCCGCCGCCAGCCGCCAGTTGCTGGGTGCCCTCGGCAGCCAGCACTGA